The Candidatus Reconcilbacillus cellulovorans genome segment CGGCGTCGGCGTCGGTCGGGCGATCGTCCAAGCGATGTAGCCGTGAAACGCCAGCACCGGAGCGCAAACGGCGAGCGCGAGTCCCGACGCAAGCGCCGGGAGTTTACCGGCGAGGCGGCGGGACGCCGAAGCGGCGACCGAACGGGGAAAAACGGCCGTCACGGACGTTTTCATGGGCGTATCGGTCCTTTCGCGGTTGCCGTCGACGGCTTCGGGGTGTTGAAGGGTATTTTTATTGTAAGAAGGCGGTTTGGAAGCGTCAACACGGTTCGGCAAACCGTAAAGAAAACGTAATCCTGCCGTAAAGGAGACCGAAAGCGATGGCCCGTTCGAAAGGCATGGCCGCGACCGTGCGCGCCGTCGATCGGGCGCTCGACGTGCTGCTCTGTTTCGCCGAGACGCCGCAGCTGACGCTGTCGGAGATCGCCGCGCGGACGGGGCTGCACAAAAGCACGGCGCACCGTCTGCTCGCTTCTCTGGAAGCCAAAGGATTCGTCGCGCGCGAAACCGGCGGCGACAAATATCGGCTTGGGTATCGCATCTGGGAGTTGTCTGCGAATTTTTCCAGAGAGGACGATCCGGGCGTTCGCCTGCTTCCTGAGATGGAAAAACTGCGCGATCTTGTCGGCGAAACGGTCAGCCTGTACGTCCGCGACGGGCTGGAACGCGTGCGCATCCAGGCGGTGCAAAGCTTGCAGGCGGTACGACGCGTCGCGCCGGTCGGCGCGCGGTTGCCGCTCAACGTCGGGGCGTCGAGCAAGGTGTTGATCGCGTTCGAGGAACCGGACGTTCGCGCGAACATTTTGGACTCGTTGGACTGGCGTCACGTCGACCGAGGGCATTTCGAGCGGCAGCTCGAAGACATACGCCGGCAAGGGTATGCGACGAGCATGGAGGAGCGCGAGCCGGGGGCGGCCGCCGTCGCCGCACCGATTTTCAACCGTGACCGGAAGCTCGTCGCCGCACTGTCGGTGTCCGGGCCGGTCAGCCGGTTCACGCCCGACGCGGTGCGGGAACACGCCCGGCACGTCATGGAGGCGGCGAGGCGGATGGGGATGATGCTGGGGTGAGGCACCGTGTCCAAGGCGGACCGTTTGCTGGCGATTTTGCAGCTGCTCGGTATCGGTACGGGAAAAAAG includes the following:
- a CDS encoding IclR family transcriptional regulator, which translates into the protein MARSKGMAATVRAVDRALDVLLCFAETPQLTLSEIAARTGLHKSTAHRLLASLEAKGFVARETGGDKYRLGYRIWELSANFSREDDPGVRLLPEMEKLRDLVGETVSLYVRDGLERVRIQAVQSLQAVRRVAPVGARLPLNVGASSKVLIAFEEPDVRANILDSLDWRHVDRGHFERQLEDIRRQGYATSMEEREPGAAAVAAPIFNRDRKLVAALSVSGPVSRFTPDAVREHARHVMEAARRMGMMLG